A DNA window from bacterium contains the following coding sequences:
- a CDS encoding CDP-alcohol phosphatidyltransferase family protein, protein MHLRDLPNALTSLRIGLVGVLWVLALVHSPVAFVIVLAVAWLTDAIDGAIARTYHLESKQGAMLDSIADNAIQISQPFWLWLLRPGIYTHYWGLVVILLVLFITGMVLQWLRHAPLHTWANKITAWLVALFLLVTYAFGLCVPFMWVTFLGLAYAMGEGILILLFKDEVSENTRSWWT, encoded by the coding sequence ATGCACCTGAGAGACCTGCCCAATGCCCTGACAAGCCTGCGGATCGGTCTGGTGGGGGTGCTGTGGGTGCTGGCCCTGGTGCACTCGCCCGTGGCGTTCGTCATCGTGCTCGCCGTGGCCTGGCTCACCGACGCCATTGACGGCGCCATCGCCCGCACGTACCACCTGGAGAGCAAGCAGGGGGCGATGCTCGACAGCATCGCCGACAACGCGATCCAGATCTCCCAGCCGTTCTGGCTGTGGCTGCTGCGCCCCGGGATCTACACCCACTACTGGGGCCTGGTCGTCATTCTGCTGGTGCTGTTCATCACGGGGATGGTCCTGCAGTGGCTGCGCCACGCGCCGCTGCACACGTGGGCCAACAAGATCACCGCGTGGCTCGTGGCGCTCTTCCTGCTCGTGACGTACGCCTTCGGTCTGTGCGTGCCCTTCATGTGGGTGACGTTCCTGGGGCTGGCGTACGCGATGGGCGAGGGGATTCTCATCCTGTTGTTCAAGGACGAGGTCAGCGAGAACACGCGGTCGTGGTGGACGTAG